In Camelina sativa cultivar DH55 chromosome 17, Cs, whole genome shotgun sequence, the genomic stretch TAACCAATCTCAAGAACCAACTCCGCAGAAAGATAACTTCCTGAACCCGCAAGAGACATATGTCCTAACACCGCAGACCAGGAACTCACATGAGGATACTCTTCTGTCTCAACCAGCTTCCTCAAGATCGTTGATGCAGGAACAGCCATGCCAGACTTGGCGAGAGCCAAGGAGAGATATAACAGAGGTTCCTTCTCCAGCAAATTCTGTTTACTCTCCTCGTAGGCTTGTTCCACTAAAGTGTAACCCTTTTGTAGCCAATTGGAATCAAGACTCTCagcaaaacaaaccaaaacattgTTGACAACAGATTTTCGCGGAAACCCTTCCATTTGCATGTGTTGTTCAAACAATCTCCAAGCTTCATCACATCTATGTTCATCAACTGCAATTTGAATTTCTTCATTAAGTTTAGCAGGATCCCTGGCTTGAAGCAATATAGATCCAGAAATTGTTGAAAATGCTTCTGTTATTTTGATAGACCGTACATGGAACGTGGTACCAGTACGAAGTGTAGATAACACAATGGGGTTCCTGGCGTTATACAGAACAGTTTTACCCGCCAAACCATGTTGTAAAGAAGCTCGAGATTGAGTACCTGTAACTTCAATGGCGTCGAGGAGAAGAACTCCACGAAACAAAGAAGTCAAACGAGACTGGTGAAGTAAAACAGCCCGAAGCTTCGTTTTCCTCCATGACAACATCGCTTTTATCTGAAAGATGTTATTTTTCTTCGTCAATTCTTTAACACCAACACTGAAGCTTCTGGGCTGGTACGAGATTTGATGAAAACTGTCTCCTAGTTTTCattcagacatttcatcgaacagttGGTGCGTGAACTGAACCAGCAAACATTCAGCACTAACGGGAGATTAGAACAACAAGACAAAAACTTTATTGACCAGACGACTGGTAATTAAGGATAAATAACCATTTGATGATGACAGGTGGGAAGAACCcactaaaccctaatcacttgGGGGAGAAGAACCTTGCTTaacctaaaaattaaaatgaagaaATATTCTTAAGGAATGTGTGAAATGGGTATTATTAACATTTAACCATTTCATTCAGtgataataaataaatggtCCGGTCTATCAACTGTTACATGTTAGAACCAAACCGTTGCTTATTTCATTCATTAGGCTCAgctaaagtttaaattttaaagcttttaCTAATCTTGGGTTGGTTTCATTAAATTCTATGGTAACATTTTTGGTTTAACGATAAGCATAAACACAATACATAAGATTAATCCAAAATACGATGCGATATGGATATCTATCTATTAACATTGTCATTTCATCAGTGGGGCGGACCCACGTTTCGATTTGTGGTGGCAGTTGCCACCAGTAGTattgaaatatcaaaaaaaattacattatgCAGAAAAAGCTAAGTAGCAGAATGGCATGAGAACAAGGTGAAATTTGCTTGAGGTTGCCTGTTCGATTCCACCAGTAATAATTTTTGCTAGGTCCGCCTTATCACAGCATTTTTTCTAGGCCTGGgaatccgaaccgaaccgaattgtccgaaccgaaccgaaccgagattcggacaattcggttcggttatatttgttttttgattccGATCGGAatggttttcaaaaaatttcggTTTTGtcttcggttcggttcggagaGACAAAACCGACGGAAACCCGAAATTTAACCCTAGGTATATAAGCTAATACACCGGTTTATATCATTAGTTCTAACCCTAAACCTAATCTATCTAAACTCTTCCTCTTAGCGGCGACAGAGAAAGAGATTCTCGAGTTTCTGATCTGATCCTGTGTTGTCCTGATCAACCTTGTGTTTAATCTTCAGTGTAAGTTCTTTTGTCTTAATCCTTTTGTTGTAAAGCATCGTGTAATCCTTTTGTCTTAAtccttttgttttattgttgtccGTCTTTGATTCGTTGTATAGCTCTAGgatttgttgttctttgtttcattctttgctTTTGATGTCCGATagttgggtttggtttcattctttgcttatgttgggtttggtttcattcgttgggtttggtttcattCTTTGCTTATGTTGTCCGATTAGAACTAAGTATCCTTTGGTTTCATTGTTTGCCTTTGATGTCTGATAGTTATAATTAGAACTAAGTATGTGTTGTTACTTATTAGAACTAAGTAtgtcttgttctttgtttcattctttgctTTTGATGTCCGATAGTTGTAGTTAGAACTAAGTatgtgttgttacttgttagaacTAAGTatgtgttgttacttgttagaacTAAGTATGTCTTGTTACTTGTTAGAACTAAGtatgtcttgttcttggttTCATTCTTTGCTTTTGATGTCTGTTGTAGTTAGAACTAAGTAtgtgttgggtttggtttcattGTTTGCTTTTGATGTCCGATAGTGTTAGTCTTTAGACTTGTACTGATCTATGCTTTTGTTTGTACTGTTAGTGTTAGTCTTTAGACTTGTACTGATCTATGCTTTTGTTTGTACTGTTAGTGTTAGTCTTTAGACTTGGACTgatctttgcttttgtttgtacTGTTAGTGTTAGTCTTTAGACTTGGACTGATCTTTTTCACTTGTTGTTTTTAACAGATGTCTCATGACTCTGGGGAAGAGAACATTGACCCGGTTCTacaagaagagattgatgatgGTCCGACAGCTTCTCCAGTTGGTGGGAAGAGACGACGAACTCAGGCTACAACTTCTACTGTACCGTCTCAACCGAGGAAAAAGCCAGCTCATAGATCTCCGGTTTGGGAGCATTTTATTCAGCAAGCACATGATCAGGCCCTCGCCAACTGTCGGTACTGTGGTCAAGCTCTAGGATGTGACACAGTGATTCATGGAACAAGTGCAATGAAGAATCACATTAGTAGGTGTAAGATGTACAAGATGCATCTAGAGAGTGGTACTCAGAGTGTGTTGGCTGGTGATAGCAGTGGTGTAATGACTGCAATCAAGTATGATCAAGCTTTGTTCAGAAGGTCTGTGAATGAGATGATCGTTCTTAATGAGCTGCCGTTTGCATTTGTGGAGTCTGAGGGTTTTAGGAGATTTTGCAGCAACATGCTTCCCATGTATACGGTCCATTGCAGGAAGACAGCCACAACagatatatacagtatgtatcTGAGAGAGAAAGGAGCTTTGAAGGAGCTGTTTGGTAAGGAGAAGCAGAGAGTGTCTATGACAACTGATATATGGGTAGCTCCCACGACTTCTTGTAGCTACATGGTGGTAACAGCCCACTGGATTGACAGAGATTGGAAGTTGCAGAAGAGGATTATCAGTTTCAAGCCAGTGACAGATCACAAAGGTGATACAATTGCTGAGCATTTGGTAGCCTGTCTTGAAGAGTGGGGAATTGAGAAGGTCTTCACAGTAACAGTGGATAACGCTAAGGGGAATGACAAGGCTCTAAGGGTATTCGCTGATGCTTTGATCATGAGAGGACCTGATGCTTTAGTTAGTAATGGTGATTATCTTCATATGCGGTGCTGTGCGCATGTCCTCAACTTGATAGTGAGGGATGGTTTATCCAAAGCAAAAAGGAGTATAGTGTCCATCAGAAATGCGATTAAGTATGTGAGATCATCAGGTGATCGGTTGAAGTCATTTCTGTTGAGGGTCGACACAGGGAACGTAGGTCGAGGAAGCTTATGTCTTGATGTTGCAACCAGGTGGAACTCGACTTATCTAATGGCAAGGACTGTAACTGCTTTGGGATTGGACTTTGATGTTCTATCTTGGTGGGGGCGAAACAGTTCTAAATTCCCAGTCTTATCTGAGCTAGCTAGAGATATCCTTGCTGTTCAAGTATCTTCGGTTGCTTCTGAATCCGCATTTAGCACAAGTGGTCGGATCTTGGACCCGTATCGCAGTTCTATGTCACCTTTTATGGTTGAGTCGTTGGTTTGCACCCAACAGTGGCTGAGGAATACCATTCAAGCAGAGAAATTAGCAAGCTTAGTTCAGATGTTTGAAGAATTGCAGTTTCATGAGTCCTTAGGTAACCCATTTCTCTTAATTCTTACctttttcattacttttttgtggattaatgactaattttgCAACATTTTCCTTGTGTAGCTACACAGAATGCGACTCATCCAATTGCGGATCCGTGATCTAGAGAAGAACAAGGGAGACTAGAACCAAATaatgatagtaaaaggttgtctctctttctctacatcttttgcataaaaaaacTCATAACAGTTAACTATTTTTTGGAATGAAGTAAGTAGAGAATGACAATATACCAAATGCCTAGAGGTAAGAGGAAAGGATCATTGGTATATTGTCAATTCTCATTCTCTCTATTAACTTTTGGCAAGTGACTTAACTTTTGGCAATTGTCTCCTAATATCTTTGTGACATTCATGGAGACTTTTGTAAGTGTGGTTTTTTGTAAATTGTCTCCCATAGTCTCTTTATGTATAAGAGAAGTAGGATTGACTGATGAACACTTGaacttgttgttttttgtaaacATGACTTGTATGCTATCTTAAGCAGTTAAATGTCATGAATCATATTCTAtttagttgttgttgtgttgtgtttgttcgacattgttggtttattgacaagtttcacttaaaaccgaaataaccgaacctccgaaccgaaataaccgtgtccgaaccgaaccgaatcgaTCGATTAGTCGGTTAGATTCGGTAGAGTTTTCAGATTCCGAATAACCCGATAACCGAATAAACCGACCCGAAttaaccgaataaaccgaattCGCAGGAACAGAGTCATCCGACCATAAGCATTAGTGCATTACATGTACAACGTTAAgtacttcttttcttcttcttcttttttgtaccCTATAAAAGGGCATGCATCTTTTTGGCCGTTGACAAGAAGCATACCATAAATTACATGCAatgatttcttttacaaaaatttcaacgAGAATAATTAGAAATTCAATTTGACAAATGGTACCATGTTGTAGTACATATCTTACTTAAATTCAATTCAATTAAGTCAACCTAGATTTTAATTCATATTCTTGTGCTTTAATCCGTTTGGccattaatatatgttttatatatatatatatataatttctttaaatcTTATACTTTTAGGTGCGCAATCATACACACTACtcaataattgtttttatttttgtcatcttGTTTAATATTACTacttacatttttatattaatgcttatattttacttatttttttcttaatatttgcttattttttgtttattaaagaaaaaacaagacatGATATGATCCATGATCATTAGTTATATTCTTTgtaaactattttctttttattttattctctcCTGCTGCACTCCTCCCCCCCTTGCAATCCTCCAGCGCCGCTGTGCAATCCTCCAGCACCTCTCTGCAATCCCCCATCACCTTTCTGCACTCCTCCATCCCTTTGCAATCCCCCAGCACCACCGCTCTGCAATCCCCCAGTACCTCTCTGCATTCCTCCAGCACCACTCTGCATTCCTCCATCAGCCATGATTGTTGTCCAAACGATGCTGTTTAAGCCTGCCACCACCGGTGTTCCATCAGATATTGCCACCACCGTGGATCCAGTTATCCCAGTTTCTGCCAGCGTTTTTAACAAAGATGGCCCTCCTAAAAGTACATTCTCCCAGTCGTATCTTCCATTTATTGGATACttcttcaattgtttttttccaaGAGAACGTGGAAGGTAGACGAGTATAGTGTCTAAATTAGGAATGTTTTGTATATGCTGCATGTATTTCGCATAGTCTATGTCGCATGTAAGGAGGACGAGGACGCCATATGAACACCGACGTGACCAATCAAGCATCCGACTAATGATTTCCTTATCCGCCTCttgctttcttatttcttgAGTATCCCCCTCCTATAATTTTTCTGACAAAAAACAtggaacaaatttaaaaaaaaaaaaatgctgtgATGAAATGACAATGTTAATAGATATCCATATACTTACTTTCCTTGATTGATGTAAAATGAATACTTTCACCTTCAAGTCCTAACTGAACTCTGTCAGGAACGTCTCTTTCATTGGTATACTCAGCAACAACAGCTTGGATGTCAAAACTGTCTGAATAATTTCGAGAGTGTAGCAAATTGATGATGCTAGGTAGAATCAATTTTAGATCATATAAAGACAGGATATGATCATTAGTTCTAttctttgttaattattttctttttgttaaattctctcatttttgttttttttttcctatttttgtgTTTCAATTTCAGCTGAGCCTAATGCTTATGTTTTAAGATTTCGTGTGAACCAAACCGTCAACCCtgcttatttttttcattaggCTCAGCTGACATATTTAACAAGTTTAAAAGCTTTTACTAATCTTAGGTTGTTTACTTTTGAATTAATTATATGGtaacatttttggtttaatgataAGCATAGACACAATTTAGGATAGTTCAAAATACGATGCATAGATTCAGGTATTTTATACATAAGTCTCTAAACAAAGCTTATTCAAACTTCTATGTAAATATCATCTTAGTGAGTAGTGAGTGACTAACAGTAAAATGACCTAATTAATCTTCATAGAGTTAAACaacaaatctatactaataaaagtagaagctataagctcttAAAGCTGTCCTCATGAGATTTAAAACAACTACTAGGGATTAGACATgtcattaattaatattttttaaaatttccaggattttatatattcagattttttttaataaccaatcAGGATCAgacatctcaatatttaacatttataaaattatgtaaacttTCTATAtcaaaatacttataaataagtgaatgtacaacgtcccacatcggctagaaattttttagacaatagctgagaaccaatataaataagGCTAATGTGCTTTCAACtatgaatgagcaggaagcttaaTTTACCAGAcatccaatttttaaaattttaaaagtttaaaatcttataattattcagatttttttttaattaccaatCGGGATCAgacatctcaatatttaacatttttgaaattatgtaaaatttctatattaaaatacttataaataaaagaatgtatAACGTCACACATCGGCTATAATTTTGTAAGACAACGCtaagaaccattataaataagactaatatgctttcaactatgaatgagcaggaagcttgatttaccAAGAGtccaattttaaaagtttaaaatattataattatctatactaataaaagttGGAGCTATAAGAGCATCATTAGTAGAGAACCATTCACCAttgctcaaagaaaaaaaaatttaatatgtaacTAATAACATATTGACAAGTGTAGGAAAAGAGAGAGCAACGTTGCTTCCCCTAGTAATTTGAGAAAAgtttctcttcctttctttctattttttgtattttttaattactttttaataaaagaattttgggAAGTACCCCtcccactaatgatggtctaagcTTCTTACggcgtccacataggattttaaacaacatatcaggatttgacatgtcactgattaacatttttaaaatttacaggattttctatattaaaatttttaatacgACCAACCGAAATCAGATATCTCaagatttaacatttttgaaattatgtaaaatttttatattaaaaacttataaataagtgtatttacaacgtcccacattggctataaaatttttagataatggctgagaaccactataaataagactaatatgcttcctACTACGAATGAGCAGCAAGCTTgaaggattgacgtcgcaagacccttgatttgatgttgtttgagttaattttttaggtttaaagaaaaaagatcgACGACGAACACActttttattagctatacatgtgttcatattactttctctgcaagtaatttgcaattttatagtattaagattttgattcaagaagtttcaatacatgtggatctaaaaccgagtaAGTATACAGGTGaaatatcaataattgagtgcatGTGGTGACTATGCTGATCCATGAAATTTTGTGAGAAAATAGgtaatgattttggtcttggagtttgatgggttaacaagttattAAGTGGGAGAATGTGAGAACGCaaatgaggaagaggaagaagaagagtataacgaagaatcggacggtaaaagtaataatgataattatcatgaaaatttgacaataaaaatgacgagaaagaatatgaaaagtaagaaaacaatggaaaaaaaacacgaaaacatagatGGTGGCTGTaatattaaatatgagaaaataagattaattcATGATTTAAAAAGCGTTTCGTTTGTCTGGCCGTAAAAAAATGGATTAGTATATGCAAGGTCACCAGTTCGAATGTCCGATCCGCCTCTCCTGGACGTTCAGTTAAATCCATGATTCTTTTgctcagatttgattttttagcacaactgatttttaatttttttaaaaattttggtgtatCGGAATAAAAGTTTGgctttaatagtaatttaaatttttctataagataataattcatatttgtcttcaatcatatataattttcatcaaaatatattaaataaactcaTGCTTAGCATGGGTTCAAAACTGTTCAAAACTTCGTTTAATAAAAAGACTCAAACAATATGATGATCCAGAATCTTTAAAGTAGTCCAACGGGCCGTAAAGCTTTTCTTGTTTCCGGCCCAATAAAAACTATCATGCCAGAAAATCAGTCTTACGCGCATCTGAAGCGAGTACCATTAACGGCTCGATTTCTTACCTCTAAGGAGAGAACGATTAGACGAACATCCAAACAatccaaatataataaaaatcaacTGGGTTTTGACTGTGGCTGCTTTAAACCCTAAAGCTCCaacctttttcttctctgtGTAACAACAATGGAAGAAACTCACATAGAAGATGCAGAAATCCAAAGCAAACTCGAAGTTGCTCCTGCATTGATTTCTGTTCATCCATCTCAGAAATCTGTTGCTGTCTCTGTCGGGTCAGATCTTCGTGTATTCGATCTTAtgtaagctctctctctctctctctctctctctctcactgccTCTTTCAATTACGTCGTCGATTTTGTTTTGAAACGATAGAGTTTGCTTTTGACTTGAGAGGAGGAATGTTTAGTTTTGACTTGACATGAGAgtgtttgtttagtttaacCGATtgcttttaattgtttttatcgACAGAGAGAATTGTTCTGTTACTTTAGTGGATGAATCTGATGGGTCGTCTCATAAAGATTCCATTAGAGCTATTCGTTATGCTGCAACTGGTAAGCTTTTTGTCTCTGCGGGAGATGACAAGCTTGTTAAGATTTGGTCTACCGAGTCTTGGACTTGCCTAAATACTATGTAAGTTAGCAACAATATTTTCAACTCCTCTAGAAAGCTCcaagctttttatttttctatgtgTCTCAACTACTTTATGTAGCTTTAAGTTTGCCTAAACGTATTTACTCATAATAATGGCAGATGTTCTGAGAAGAGAGTTCCTGCAGTTGCTATAAGTAGCGATGATTCACATGTTTGTTATGCCGATAAGTTTGGTGTTGTATGGGTGGTCGAGTTGGATGGGATCTTAGAGGGTAAAGTTTTACCTAGTAAGAAGGGTGCGCAACTGCTTTCCCACTACTGTAGTATTATTACTAGCCTGGTAAGATAAACTTTTGTCAAAACGCTTTCTTCTATGGTCTCTCTCTCGGCTCTCTTGTTGCGTTAGGAAAAATCTCAAGTTTTAACTGACTATGTCATTCATTCTCATCTGTTCGTGTTCTTATTTGTAGGAGTTTTCCCCGAATGGTCAATATATTCTTAGTGCAGACCGGGACTTTAAGATAAGGGTAAGCCTAGTCTAATCCACTAATGCACAACCTGTCGCCTTTTTTGCTCGGATTGGTCTTATAGTGGTGATTATGGTTGCCATCACAGGTGACTGTTTTCCCCAAGAAACCTTTAGAAGGGGCACATGAAATACAGAGTTTTTGTCTTGGTCATACAGAGTAAGTGAGAAGTAATAGTTTCAttgttttttacaaaagaaaagattgtaAACAAGATGATTACTGAACAACTATTTTCACATTGTCTTCAATTCTCGACAGGTTCATCACCTGCACAGCATTTGTCAGCGAATATCTCATGTCTGGAAGTGGAGATTCAACTGTAAGTGATCTTAAAGTCTCCCCTCCGATTCTTACGACCAGTGAGTGATGCTTAACTCCTTTCTAATGTTGTTAATTTCAGGTTCGACTGTGGGATATTACATCTGGGTCTCTTCTCGACACATGTGAAGTTAGTACAGTGGTATAACTTTCTATCCTCATTCGTTAgttgatctttttatttatctgGTTTTGTTATCTTCTTAATACTCATCAGAATAATTGATTTCTGTTTGTGCCTATTGAAGGCAGGACATGTAGAGTCTAATGAAAGTGAGACGCCAACCCAAGTCACAGTTACGGACATATGCACTATCCCAAATTCTTCTCTTGCAGCAGTAACAGTTCAAAGGCAAGTCCAATACTTTAGCCCACATACGTTTCTTTTAAATCAGATGTTTGATTGCCATTTTTAATCTCAAATGCAGTTTTCAAGGAATTTTTTTGTTGAGCTGTGATATGGCAGCACATACTCTCTCTATCACAAAGGTATGACTCTTGTTAGCAAATCCAGTAAAATCAGCAAAACCCATAATTTAACCGGGTAAATTATCTCTCTTAGGTGATAAAAATACCTGGAGAAAGTTTCATCCCCACAAGTATCTCTGTAAGTGCGTCAACAAGATTACTATGGATGGTATCAGGAGCCTCAAACCTGCCTGGTTCAAACCATCCTGGTTTTTCAAGGGTTCAGGTCATCTCGTGCATTGAGACCGAATCATCTTCAATCCTTGGAGACGAGCATATTCCAGGAGGGACCAAACTGTTGGAGCAATTGCAAGGTAAAGTTTCAATAGAAGAGAGTGTAATGAGTGCTGCGGCAGAAGCTGTGAGAGCAGCAATGTCCAGCCTTTTGATGAAGAAGCAATACTCTGACGAGAAGAGAGAGTTCAGAAAAAGAACCAGAAACGATAAGAAAACCACACAATAATTGCATTTTGccaaatttgtattttgttttctgtctTTCTGATTCTCTCGATGTATCTTTGATCATTATGTAACTGTCATAATTACTATTACAAAActgttatttactttttttttttttacaattataaaatccaaaaatgacgatccatgtcatcaacatgCGGCAAGACAAGTGTGAAGTTAACATCCACGTGTTAAGTAGACATCTAACTAATAGTATATGATTCGTTTACTTTCAAGATCCAAGAACGAAACTAAAGATCCGAAGAGGAAGCCTCgaattgaaaaaaacacaataacaaaGCAATGGCACAGCATCAGCATTCTCCTCAAAGGCCAAGAGATCAGGAAAACACACGGCCACATGATCAATACGGCGACGGTTTCAACGTCTCCGGAGATGACGTGACGAGAAAGCAAGGCGTTGGTTTCCCTCAACCCGATCCAACGGTTGCGAAGATGCGATCCGTAGACACGGTTACGATTGGAGAGGCTTTGGAGGCTACGGCTTTGTCGCTTGGTGATAAGCCTGTTAACCGTAAAGACGCAGCTGCGATACAAGCGGCTGAAAGTAGAGCCACAGGTGAGTTTAAGACTCGTCCCGGTGGTCTTGCCGCAGCGGCTCAGGCGGCTGCTGTTGCTAACGAACAGACGGTGTTGGAGGAAGACAAAGTGACGATAGAAGACATTCTCACAGTAATGATCACATTGAAATTACATTTTTGATCGTTTactttatttcataaaaacatGACTTATAGGGGAGAAGTTGTTGGATTTCATTGTAAAAGTCTAAATTGGTGCATTGggatttgtttggttgtgtaGGATGCGGCGGGGAGGCTTCCAGGAGACAAGGTGGTGACAAGTGAAGATGCTGAGGCGGTGGTTGGAGCGGAACTTAGAAGCAGTTCAGAGATGAAGACAACTCCTGGTGGTGTGGCAGATTCCATGTCGGCGGGGGCAAGGCTTAATCAACACCTCTAACTCAGTTTCGCTTCCTTTTGGTATCTCTTGGGTCACTAATGAAAGACTATGAAGTTGTACATGAAGGAATAAAAGAGATTTTTAATCTATCAAGTGGCTCATTTATAATGCTTATAGAAACTCTCCACTCTTGGTTGCAAGAAAATGGTTAGACCATTTGTCCCAACTGTAACGGATCTTTAATGATTAGAGAAGTTCACCTACGATGTTATGGTATCACTCGAATACTCGATAGGTACTTCTTT encodes the following:
- the LOC104754430 gene encoding late embryogenesis abundant protein 3-like, coding for MAQHQHSPQRPRDQENTRPHDQYGDGFNVSGDDVTRKQGVGFPQPDPTVAKMRSVDTVTIGEALEATALSLGDKPVNRKDAAAIQAAESRATGEFKTRPGGLAAAAQAAAVANEQTVLEEDKVTIEDILTDAAGRLPGDKVVTSEDAEAVVGAELRSSSEMKTTPGGVADSMSAGARLNQHL
- the LOC104754431 gene encoding tRNA (guanine-N(7)-)-methyltransferase non-catalytic subunit wdr4-like, which codes for MEETHIEDAEIQSKLEVAPALISVHPSQKSVAVSVGSDLRVFDLIENCSVTLVDESDGSSHKDSIRAIRYAATGKLFVSAGDDKLVKIWSTESWTCLNTICSEKRVPAVAISSDDSHVCYADKFGVVWVVELDGILEGKVLPSKKGAQLLSHYCSIITSLEFSPNGQYILSADRDFKIRVTVFPKKPLEGAHEIQSFCLGHTEFITCTAFVSEYLMSGSGDSTVRLWDITSGSLLDTCEVSTVAGHVESNESETPTQVTVTDICTIPNSSLAAVTVQSFQGIFLLSCDMAAHTLSITKVIKIPGESFIPTSISVSASTRLLWMVSGASNLPGSNHPGFSRVQVISCIETESSSILGDEHIPGGTKLLEQLQGKVSIEESVMSAAAEAVRAAMSSLLMKKQYSDEKREFRKRTRNDKKTTQ